CGGTAAAGCGGTCATGCCGCTGACACCCTCAAGCAGGGAGCCGCCCTGGGAATCAAAGGCCGGATGTTCGAGGCCCGGTGTCAATGTGGTCACCACGGTCCGTCCCACCACGATGCGGCCCGGTGTGGGACCGTGTTCGTGTGTGCCGCGAATTCCCCACATGTTGTGAAAAATAACGGGTCGTCCGGAATGGACCCCGGCAAACAGCATGATGTGACCGGGCTTGTAGATCATGGTGAGCAGAGGGCGGCCTTGACGCAGCAACGCGGATTCCTTGGCCCCGGGCGAAAGAGAAGAAAGGTCCGTGAAGGAACCGGATCCGGCCTGGGCCTTGGAGTTGCGCGGCAGGTAGATGCCAAAGGGGGCAAAGAGATCCAGCAGCGTGGAGGAGCAGTCCCGATTTTCAAATAATCCGCCCCATCCGTAGGCTTGGCCCATGAACTGGTTGCCCAGGGCAGCCACGTTCCAAGGGGTGAGCACGAGCGGGAATGGCGTGGCGTCGTCCTTGGAAAGCGTTGCCGGAAGCAGAACAGCCCGGCCGCTGGCTTGTTGGACCGGCAGTAAGAGGCGCCATGCGGAATCCGGATCAGATGCATGGTCCGGATCGCGCAGCAGAACCATGCCCACGCGGGCGCGGGCAAGATACGGAACCGAAGCGGTAGCCGATTCCTTGGCCGGGGAAGCGGTACGGAAGATGGGCGCGTGGTCGCGGACCACGGCAAGAAGGTCGCCGCCTGCGT
This genomic window from Paucidesulfovibrio gracilis DSM 16080 contains:
- a CDS encoding C40 family peptidase → MKDTRLPCTRLCLCTLVLLVAGLLAGCALHPRQQPIRDLAQLPQDLTAYLDPQTAHSPVLSSQQRNALASSFRTAFFSPWRRTAPSFKASLFAPYLRRALESRVFGENTLPRPRSWGEALQHNADLAHFPNASFPAITVASSSLRLLPTHKPMFRDFSLPGEGYPFDMAQNSAVWCGTPLFVAHLSADRSWALVETGRVKGWMPTSDLAPVDADLIHRYAGGDLLAVVRDHAPIFRTASPAKESATASVPYLARARVGMVLLRDPDHASDPDSAWRLLLPVQQASGRAVLLPATLSKDDATPFPLVLTPWNVAALGNQFMGQAYGWGGLFENRDCSSTLLDLFAPFGIYLPRNSKAQAGSGSFTDLSSLSPGAKESALLRQGRPLLTMIYKPGHIMLFAGVHSGRPVIFHNMWGIRGTHEHGPTPGRIVVGRTVVTTLTPGLEHPAFDSQGGSLLEGVSGMTALPLPE